A genomic segment from Glycine soja cultivar W05 chromosome 18, ASM419377v2, whole genome shotgun sequence encodes:
- the LOC114396702 gene encoding pentatricopeptide repeat-containing protein At4g33990, which yields MLSLLKCLPPRNFKPILQLQQPCIYHFFSSSLQHKISHDPDNKNNKNNNVVVDFNLVFRSCTNINVAKQLHALLLVLGKAQDVVLLTQLVTLYATLGDLSLSSTTFKHIQRKNIFSWNSMVSAYVRRGRYRDSMDCVTELLSLSGVRPDFYTFPPVLKACLSLADGEKMHCWVLKMGFEHDVYVAASLIHLYSRFGAVEVAHKVFVDMPVRDVGSWNAMISGFCQNGNVAEALRVLDRMKTEEVKMDTVTVSSMLPICAQSNDVVGGVLVHLYVIKHGLESDVFVSNALINMYSKFGRLQDAQRVFDGMEVRDLVSWNSIIAAYEQNDDPVTALGFFKEMLFVGMRPDLLTVVSLASIFGQLSDRRIGRAVHGFVVRCRWLEVDIVIGNALVNMYAKLGSIDCARAVFEQLPSRDVISWNTLITGYAQNGLASEAIDAYNMMEEGRTIVPNQGTWVSILPAYSHVGALQQGMKIHGRLIKNCLFLDVFVATCLIDMYGKCGRLEDAMSLFYEIPQETSVPWNAIISSLGIHGHGEKALQLFKDMRADGVKADHITFVSLLSACSHSGLVDEAQWCFDTMQKEYRIKPNLKHYGCMVDLFGRAGYLEKAYNLVSNMPIQADASIWGTLLAACRIHGNAELGTFASDRLLEVDSENVGYYVLLSNIYANVGKWEGAVKVRSLARDRGLRKTPGWSSVVVGSVVEVFYAGNQSHPQCAEIYEELRVLNAKMKSLGYVPDYSFVLQDVEEDEKEEILTSHSERLAIVFGIISTPPKSPIRIFKNLRVCGDCHNATKYISKITEREIIVRDSNRFHHFKDGICSCGDYW from the coding sequence ATGCTTTCTCTTCTTAAATGCTTGCCACCACGCAATTTCAAGCCCATTTTACAATTGCAGCAACCATGCATTTATCATTTCTTTTCATCTTCTTTGCAACACAAGATATCACATGACCCtgacaacaagaacaacaagaacaacaacgtTGTCGTCGATTTCAACCTTGTATTCCGTTCTTGCACCAACATCAATGTCGCCAAGCAGCTTCACGCTCTTCTTCTGGTGTTGGGTAAAGCTCAAGATGTTGTTTTGCTTACCCAGCTTGTTACTCTGTATGCCACTCTCGGGGACCTCTCCTTGTCTAGCACCACATTTAAGCACATTCAGAGAAAGAACATTTTTTCATGGAACTCGATGGTGTCTGCATATGTTAGGCGTGGGAGATACCGTGATTCCATGGATTGTGTCACTGAGTTGTTGTCCCTGTCTGGTGTGAGACCTGACTTTTACACTTTCCCTCCTGTGTTGAAAGCCTGCCTGAGTCTGGCTGATGGGGAGAAGATGCATTGCTGGGTTTTGAAGATGGGTTTTGAGCATGATGTGTACGTCGCTGCTTCTTTGATCCATTTGTATTCGCGGTTTGGTGCTGTTGAGGTTGCCCACAAGGTGTTTGTTGATATGCCGGTTCGCGATGTGGGGTCTTGGAATGCCATGATTTCCGGGTTTTGTCAGAACGGGAATGTGGCGGAGGCGTTGCGTGTTTTGGATAGGATGAAGACTGAGGAGGTGAAGATGGACACTGTTACGGTGTCTAGCATGCTTCCGATTTGCGCGCAATCAAATGATGTTGTTGGTGGGGTGTTGGTTCATTTGTATGTGATAAAGCACGGGTTGGAAAGTGATGTGTTTGTTAGCAATGCTTTGATCAATATGTATTCCAAGTTTGGTAGGCTGCAGGATGCACAGAGGGTTTTTGATGGCATGGAAGTGAGGGATTTGGTGTCTTGGAATTCTATAATTGCTGCGTATGAGCAGAATGATGATCCGGTTACTGCTCTTGGATTCTTTAAAGAGATGCTGTTTGTTGGAATGCGACCTGACCTGTTGACAGTTGTGAGTTTGGCCTCAATTTTTGGTCAGTTAAGTGATCGGAGGATTGGCAGGGCTGTTCATGGATTTGTTGTGAGATGTAGATGGCTTGAGGTAGACATTGTGATTGGTAATGCACTTGTTAACATGTATGCCAAATTGGGTTCTATAGATTGTGCACGTGCAGTTTTTGAACAGCTTCCTAGCAGAGATGTTATTTCATGGAACACTTTGATCACAGGTTATGCTCAAAATGGTCTTGCAAGTGAAGCAATTGATGCTTACAACATGATGGAAGAGGGTAGAACGATAGTCCCCAACCAAGGGACATGGGTGAGCATTCTCCCAGCATATTCCCATGTTGGAGCATTGCAGCAAGGAATGAAAATTCATGGGAGGCTAATCAAGAATTGTCTCTTCTTGGATGTCTTTGTGGCTACCTGCCTGATTGACATGTATGGAAAATGTGGAAGGTTAGAGGATGCGATGTCCTTATTCTATGAAATTCCACAGGAAACATCAGTTCCTTGGAATGCCATAATATCTTCTCTCGGGATTCATGGGCATGGAGAAAAAGCTTTGCAACTTTTCAAGGATATGCGAGCTGATGGGGTGAAGGCAGATCATATTACCTTTGTATCATTGTTGTCGGCTTGTAGCCATTCTGGTTTAGTTGATGAGGCTCAATGGTGCTTTGATACGATGCAGAAAGAGTACAGGATCAAGCCTAATTTGAAGCATTATGGCTGCATGGTGGATTTGTTTGGCAGAGCTGGGTATTTGGAGAAGGCATATAATTTAGTAAGCAATATGCCTATACAGGCAGATGCATCAATTTGGGGCACTCTTCTTGCTGCTTGTAGAATACATGGAAATGCAGAATTGGGTACTTTTGCTTCTGATCGCTTACTGGAAGTTGATTCAGAGAATGTTGGCTATTATGTTTTGCTGTCAAATATCTATGCTAATGTTGGAAAATGGGAAGGAGCAGTTAAAGTACGATCATTGGCCAGAGATAGGGGATTGAGGAAGACTCCTGGATGGAGCTCTGTTGTAGTAGGTAGTGTAGTTGAAGTCTTTTATGCTGGGAACCAATCCCATCCACAATGTGCAGAGATATACGAGGAATTAAGGGTTTTGAATGCCAAAATGAAGAGCCTTGGTTATGTTCCAGACTATAGTTTTGTCCTACAAGATGTTGAGGAGGATGAGAAAGAGGAGATTTTGACAAGTCATAGTGAGAGACTGGCCATTGTATTTGGAATTATCAGTACCCCACCAAAAAGTCCCATCAGGATATTTAAAAACTTGCGGGTTTGTGGTGATTGCCATAATGCAACTAAGTACATATCCAAAATTACTGAGAGGGAGATTATTGTGAGGGATTCAAACCGTTTTCATCACTTTAAAGATGGGATTTGTTCATGTGGTGATTACTGGTGA